From Psychrobacillus sp. FSL K6-2836, a single genomic window includes:
- a CDS encoding ATP-grasp domain-containing protein, protein MQTCWVIYNGSLTHDKFIDQALLVKEAADRHDIHAILVKNYEVLMNVQQKLHAKPDFVVFLDKDILLAQYLKNEGIPVFNDPNVIEICDNKARQYMKLANAGVPMPMTIIAPKVYPGFSIEESGYFEQVLQTIPLPMIIKEAHGSFGMKVYLIETREQFFAKVEELAGVEYVFQQFIENSRGRDIRVNVVGGQVVACMLRESQTDFRANITNGGSASPIILTQRQKDVAIQAAEALQAEFAGVDLLFGDDEEPLVCEVNGVAHIRNIYNVTGINVGDAMIEYILSKVGAAVV, encoded by the coding sequence ATGCAAACATGTTGGGTCATTTACAACGGTAGTCTTACACATGATAAATTTATCGATCAAGCACTTCTAGTAAAGGAAGCTGCGGACCGACATGATATTCATGCTATTTTAGTGAAAAATTATGAAGTGCTGATGAATGTCCAGCAAAAGTTACATGCCAAACCCGATTTTGTCGTGTTTCTTGATAAAGATATTTTGCTTGCCCAGTATTTGAAAAATGAGGGTATACCAGTATTTAATGATCCAAATGTGATTGAAATTTGTGATAACAAAGCAAGGCAGTATATGAAGCTGGCAAATGCTGGAGTGCCTATGCCTATGACGATTATCGCACCAAAAGTATATCCTGGTTTTTCTATCGAAGAGTCAGGCTATTTCGAGCAGGTGCTCCAAACCATTCCATTACCTATGATTATTAAAGAAGCACATGGCTCATTTGGTATGAAAGTGTATTTAATAGAAACAAGGGAGCAGTTCTTTGCGAAAGTGGAGGAACTCGCAGGTGTAGAGTATGTCTTCCAGCAATTTATCGAAAATAGTAGAGGTAGAGATATCCGTGTAAATGTTGTTGGTGGGCAAGTAGTTGCTTGTATGCTTCGTGAATCCCAAACAGATTTCCGTGCCAATATTACAAATGGGGGTTCTGCTTCCCCTATTATTCTCACACAGAGACAAAAAGATGTAGCAATTCAAGCTGCTGAAGCTTTACAAGCAGAATTTGCAGGAGTGGACTTATTGTTTGGGGACGATGAAGAACCGCTTGTTTGTGAAGTAAATGGCGTAGCCCACATCCGTAACATCTATAATGTAACAGGGATTAATGTTGGGGATGCAATGATAGAATATATTCTGTCAAAAGTTGGAGCAGCTGTTGTATGA
- a CDS encoding bifunctional folylpolyglutamate synthase/dihydrofolate synthase has translation MEIKNFNKYKIKWNIESETVIKPGLETIQAALKKLGNPQDKHKIIHVAGTNGKGSTIAFLTALAKDHGLSYASFTSPSIVDVHDQIQINSIPVTEKQMDEAFSHMQQRGISGMLTDFELLTVVAFVVFEMMELDIVFIEAGMGGRLDSTNVTKDSVSIIPSISIDHTKFLGDTVEKISWHKAGILKPNSQLVIGPLVEPAKIIMYKEAEDKSANVLEYNKNFSIKKHQYTFKEYSFSNLYPQMLGRHQQSNMALAITALLISGFELIESSVQQAVNNASLPGRMERIGDNLYMDGAHNPASVDALVEMIREKFPNKHIHLVVGILKDKNYVYILRKLEEIASSFDFVNFQHERALNATVLYNICMNSEKSITLDASRVDLKQNFENCITIVTGSFYFIAELKEKTGI, from the coding sequence GTGGAAATAAAAAATTTTAATAAATACAAAATAAAGTGGAATATAGAAAGTGAAACGGTTATAAAACCAGGTCTTGAAACAATTCAAGCCGCTCTAAAAAAACTCGGCAATCCCCAGGACAAGCATAAAATAATCCATGTAGCTGGAACAAATGGGAAAGGCTCTACAATTGCTTTTTTAACAGCACTAGCAAAAGATCACGGTTTGTCATATGCTTCGTTTACTAGCCCAAGTATCGTCGACGTCCATGATCAAATTCAGATAAATAGTATACCCGTTACGGAAAAACAAATGGACGAAGCATTTTCGCATATGCAACAAAGAGGTATTAGCGGCATGTTGACAGATTTTGAACTACTAACTGTTGTAGCCTTTGTTGTCTTTGAAATGATGGAATTAGATATAGTTTTCATTGAGGCAGGTATGGGGGGGCGACTAGATAGTACAAACGTCACTAAAGACTCTGTGTCTATTATACCTAGTATATCTATAGATCATACGAAATTCTTAGGAGATACAGTTGAAAAAATTAGTTGGCATAAAGCAGGGATTTTAAAGCCTAATAGCCAATTAGTAATAGGACCATTAGTAGAACCCGCAAAAATAATTATGTATAAAGAAGCCGAAGATAAAAGTGCTAATGTCTTAGAATACAATAAAAATTTTAGTATTAAGAAGCATCAATATACATTTAAAGAGTATTCATTTTCTAATTTATATCCTCAAATGTTAGGGAGGCACCAACAATCTAACATGGCTTTGGCTATAACAGCATTGCTTATAAGTGGTTTTGAACTAATTGAATCCAGCGTGCAGCAAGCTGTAAATAATGCAAGCTTGCCTGGCAGAATGGAGAGAATAGGGGACAACCTTTACATGGACGGGGCTCACAATCCAGCAAGTGTAGATGCATTAGTAGAAATGATTCGAGAGAAGTTTCCAAACAAACATATACATTTGGTCGTAGGTATTTTAAAAGATAAAAATTATGTCTATATATTAAGGAAGTTAGAGGAAATTGCTAGTTCTTTTGATTTTGTTAATTTCCAACATGAAAGAGCGTTAAATGCTACTGTTTTGTATAATATTTGTATGAATAGTGAGAAAAGTATAACTTTGGATGCATCTCGTGTTGATTTGAAACAGAATTTTGAAAATTGCATTACAATTGTCACTGGCTCTTTTTATTTCATAGCTGAGTTGAAAGAAAAAACAGGAATTTAG
- a CDS encoding sensor domain-containing diguanylate cyclase: protein MDISQKAKKIIFFMWLLVVPIGICLVYLSSPTKPNDWDHYIYFLILALLTTIFPFFISGALIVLVQWVNLAIFLKFGILAELIAMQLCIIPIVFHMKISKETRYKLYYNSFMFFLISIICGSIVLWMGYKIETLVINEILLYSSIYMLLNIILNHLFLYFREVYTGLKPKFFTKDFGWDFICLIITLPFGISIYILEGYVGPIAFVLLGVPFLAITLLIRMYSDSEKVNADLNKASEFGHQLAERMTTTEVLDMFLKRMSDMFQFDAGYIVDNVDGEFLILRAIENGENKELEYVHEDIKYSLAGKGYEKGEPILYSKQAEWEHMKPPFLADDMQSVMCVPIYRNQRIEGVLVLAARAKFAFESYQLKIVHLLCSYFAVSLEKARFVKEAVEKSEVCDLTKIYNYRFLDKQLKLDMLKLNNGVYRTVSLIMMDIDKFKAVNDTYGHHSGNLILQEFAKVIQHEIGSSGTVARYGGEEFVILLPNYSKLQAKNIAEQLRRKVEQTPFIVPLDLGEVTREEIIFITASIGVSTAPEDSDEGMSLLRNADRALYIGAKQAGRNRVAEYVK, encoded by the coding sequence ATGGATATTTCACAAAAAGCTAAGAAGATTATTTTCTTCATGTGGCTATTAGTTGTACCTATTGGTATTTGTCTAGTATATTTATCGTCACCAACTAAACCAAACGACTGGGATCATTATATCTATTTTCTTATACTTGCTTTACTTACTACAATCTTCCCATTTTTTATATCAGGAGCATTGATTGTACTTGTTCAATGGGTGAATCTAGCTATCTTTTTAAAGTTTGGGATCCTTGCAGAATTGATTGCCATGCAATTATGTATTATACCAATCGTATTCCATATGAAGATAAGTAAAGAAACTAGATACAAGTTATATTATAATTCATTCATGTTTTTCTTGATTTCTATTATTTGCGGTTCTATAGTCTTGTGGATGGGATATAAAATCGAAACTTTAGTCATCAATGAAATTCTTTTATATAGCAGTATCTATATGCTGTTAAATATTATATTGAATCATCTCTTCTTGTATTTTAGAGAAGTGTATACGGGATTAAAGCCAAAATTCTTCACAAAAGATTTTGGCTGGGATTTTATTTGCTTAATTATTACACTTCCTTTTGGGATAAGTATATATATTTTAGAAGGTTATGTAGGACCGATAGCGTTTGTTTTATTAGGGGTACCATTTTTAGCAATCACACTATTAATACGTATGTATAGCGATTCAGAAAAGGTAAATGCCGATTTGAACAAGGCAAGTGAATTTGGACATCAACTTGCGGAGCGGATGACTACTACAGAAGTTTTAGATATGTTCTTGAAGAGAATGTCTGATATGTTCCAATTTGATGCGGGTTATATTGTAGATAATGTAGATGGTGAATTCCTTATTTTGCGTGCTATAGAAAATGGGGAAAACAAAGAATTGGAATATGTTCATGAAGATATAAAATATAGCCTTGCGGGTAAAGGATATGAAAAAGGAGAGCCAATTCTTTACAGTAAACAGGCTGAATGGGAACATATGAAACCACCCTTTTTAGCGGATGATATGCAAAGCGTTATGTGTGTCCCTATCTATAGAAATCAAAGAATTGAAGGCGTTCTTGTTTTGGCTGCTAGAGCGAAGTTTGCATTTGAGTCTTATCAACTAAAAATCGTCCACTTGCTATGCTCCTATTTTGCTGTTTCATTAGAAAAAGCTAGATTTGTAAAAGAAGCAGTGGAGAAAAGTGAAGTTTGTGATCTAACGAAGATTTATAACTATAGATTCTTAGATAAACAATTGAAATTGGATATGTTGAAGCTAAATAATGGAGTATATAGAACAGTTTCATTGATCATGATGGACATAGATAAATTTAAAGCAGTTAATGATACTTATGGACATCACAGTGGAAACCTCATCCTACAGGAATTCGCAAAAGTAATTCAACATGAAATTGGTTCAAGTGGTACAGTTGCAAGATACGGCGGGGAAGAATTCGTAATTCTCCTACCAAATTATTCAAAATTACAAGCGAAAAATATTGCCGAGCAACTTCGTCGAAAAGTGGAACAAACGCCATTTATAGTACCTCTCGATTTAGGTGAAGTAACACGGGAAGAAATAATATTCATCACCGCAAGTATTGGTGTCTCTACGGCACCAGAAGACAGTGACGAAGGAATGTCCCTACTCCGAAATGCAGACCGTGCGTTGTATATTGGAGCGAAGCAGGCGGGTAGAAATCGGGTTGCAGAGTATGTGAAATAG
- a CDS encoding VanW family protein, producing MEQKNSIQFFLLVAGVSLFLFVVTFGLYSVANAFTDEGGSKGYFDENTWIGPILVDGLSKSQATQLLTQETSDWSINLQSSLQFIFEESNLNVDIVNFLIKESIDQAVSGEHNSLFTQINQEAWETSISNLQLDGYRELIDESRIQQHILDSAANLTIIDKPIHITRYFKSQSDEKMLLVKESISLDGSSFGIESWIEKHSEVEVKADQVFSLNELVLSDTEGLYNAQFQNEVSSLLYKAALNSPFSILERHITTNNTFNREIGYEAFIDNTHDLLIKNEYGYPLTIESSLIGNKLTISIYSVNTPVNIHAVIDEKKELNQRVIVRPITLDQQERKVPGKNGMEANVNRIIFLDDSPWKTYDVAVDTYLPLHEVWYKWNEELLNLSGTSNGTTGDSGNGKADSDNSATTPPTMVIEDKGYEEVDQAFGDGYVGK from the coding sequence ATGGAACAAAAGAATAGTATACAATTTTTCCTTCTTGTTGCTGGTGTTAGCTTATTTTTATTTGTTGTAACCTTTGGACTTTATAGTGTGGCAAATGCTTTCACCGATGAAGGAGGGAGTAAAGGTTATTTTGATGAAAATACATGGATCGGTCCCATCTTGGTTGATGGTTTATCAAAAAGTCAGGCTACTCAACTTCTCACTCAAGAGACATCTGATTGGTCGATAAATTTACAATCATCTCTACAATTTATTTTTGAAGAAAGTAATTTGAATGTAGATATTGTAAATTTTCTTATTAAAGAGTCCATTGATCAAGCGGTATCGGGAGAACATAATTCATTATTTACACAAATTAATCAAGAGGCTTGGGAGACTTCAATTTCCAATCTCCAATTAGACGGATATCGTGAATTGATCGACGAAAGTCGTATACAACAACATATTTTAGATTCCGCAGCTAATCTAACAATAATAGATAAGCCTATTCATATTACTCGTTATTTTAAATCTCAAAGTGATGAAAAAATGTTGCTAGTAAAAGAGTCGATATCGTTAGATGGAAGCTCTTTCGGTATAGAAAGTTGGATTGAGAAGCATAGTGAAGTGGAAGTGAAAGCAGACCAAGTATTTTCTTTAAATGAATTAGTGCTCTCCGATACAGAAGGGTTATACAATGCACAGTTTCAAAATGAAGTCTCTTCGCTTCTATATAAAGCGGCTTTAAATAGTCCCTTCTCTATTTTAGAACGTCACATCACAACAAATAATACATTTAATCGTGAAATAGGATACGAAGCTTTTATCGATAATACACATGATTTACTTATTAAAAATGAATATGGTTACCCATTAACAATTGAATCCAGTCTTATAGGTAATAAACTGACTATTTCTATTTATAGCGTGAACACCCCAGTCAATATACATGCCGTTATTGATGAAAAGAAAGAGCTAAACCAACGAGTTATTGTCCGTCCGATAACACTCGATCAGCAAGAGCGTAAAGTTCCAGGGAAGAATGGGATGGAAGCAAATGTAAATAGAATCATATTTCTAGATGACTCTCCATGGAAAACATACGATGTTGCTGTAGATACCTACTTACCACTTCACGAAGTTTGGTATAAATGGAATGAAGAATTATTAAATTTATCAGGAACTTCGAATGGAACTACTGGGGATTCTGGAAACGGAAAAGCCGATAGCGATAATTCAGCCACAACTCCACCAACAATGGTGATTGAAGATAAGGGTTATGAGGAAGTGGACCAGGCATTTGGGGATGGGTATGTGGGGAAATGA
- a CDS encoding pilus assembly FimT family protein, which produces MKRYILKQYGVTLLELLATIAILGIFITIIFSVVTTTFNQNDKTLSHINLRQEANLIITNIRNQHQGKVIICEKDILEYETQSFVINIENFAKNKECSNPEEDLFIKFTLADYENNEYTIDTIIEKIQVINPENPDPEPEPEPSDSFYDFLTKENVFIYGSKYAFSGNSTDGPNGKMIILGDINSSELNGGSLSNVSNIEVQGSVILDGGSAGMGSKTSPGTIIIQGSFTSWSGTRQIYGDIYVNGDFRIKDAHINGNIFVDGNVEIGWTPQISKDSLVYYTGTITFPKDMSKSITDKFIKSDTVPKKTLSNTINPSLKTKEWFSENGYTSSLEDRVNNKIYVKDFNYQWNGWQPSGDIFQNLVIVSENDISLTNVWNQTMTGVLYAPNGKVTFNGSNFEGVIISKDGVFITSGGTNVKLKNIAEYFPYKESAPFY; this is translated from the coding sequence TTGAAAAGATACATTTTAAAGCAATATGGTGTGACATTACTAGAACTGCTTGCAACAATAGCAATTTTGGGAATTTTTATCACTATTATATTTTCTGTTGTGACAACTACCTTCAATCAAAATGATAAAACACTTTCTCACATTAATTTGAGACAAGAAGCTAATCTTATTATTACAAATATAAGGAACCAACATCAAGGGAAGGTAATTATTTGTGAGAAAGATATACTAGAATATGAAACACAAAGTTTTGTGATTAATATTGAAAACTTCGCCAAAAACAAAGAATGTTCGAATCCGGAAGAAGACTTGTTCATTAAGTTTACTTTAGCAGACTATGAAAATAATGAATATACAATAGATACAATAATAGAAAAAATACAAGTAATTAATCCTGAAAATCCTGATCCTGAACCTGAACCTGAACCTTCCGATAGTTTCTACGACTTTTTAACAAAAGAAAATGTCTTTATTTATGGATCAAAATACGCTTTCTCTGGTAATAGTACTGATGGTCCAAATGGTAAAATGATTATCCTAGGTGACATTAATAGCTCAGAGTTAAACGGTGGATCATTAAGTAATGTATCTAACATAGAAGTGCAGGGTTCAGTCATACTAGATGGAGGGAGCGCTGGTATGGGTTCTAAAACCTCACCAGGAACAATTATTATACAAGGTTCCTTTACTTCGTGGAGTGGAACTAGACAAATTTATGGTGATATTTATGTAAATGGAGATTTTAGAATAAAAGATGCTCATATAAATGGAAATATTTTTGTAGATGGAAATGTTGAAATTGGGTGGACTCCACAAATATCAAAAGATTCTCTCGTTTATTATACTGGAACGATAACATTTCCAAAAGATATGTCTAAAAGTATCACTGACAAATTTATTAAATCCGATACAGTCCCTAAAAAAACACTTTCAAATACAATAAATCCAAGTCTAAAAACCAAGGAATGGTTTTCTGAAAATGGATATACTTCCTCACTTGAAGATAGAGTGAACAACAAAATTTATGTGAAGGATTTTAATTACCAATGGAATGGTTGGCAACCTTCTGGTGATATTTTTCAAAACCTTGTGATAGTTAGTGAAAATGATATCTCTTTAACCAATGTATGGAATCAAACGATGACTGGTGTCTTATATGCTCCAAATGGTAAAGTAACATTTAATGGTAGTAATTTTGAAGGAGTAATAATTTCTAAAGACGGTGTTTTTATTACAAGTGGAGGAACTAACGTGAAACTAAAAAATATTGCTGAATACTTCCCCTATAAAGAAAGTGCTCCATTTTATTAA
- a CDS encoding type IV pilus modification PilV family protein, whose amino-acid sequence MKNLNQRGLSLIEILAAVVLLMIIIVGFLSFFAQATSHSRITEDKLTAINLAEKVLVEIKRDPTMVIEDKYPEGMKLNGKTYYPIITYLKEQTNGEFALELKRVRVEIYKENINLSNQIPLTKLYSYQ is encoded by the coding sequence ATGAAAAATTTAAATCAAAGAGGTCTTAGTTTAATTGAAATTTTAGCAGCAGTAGTTTTATTAATGATCATTATTGTTGGATTTTTGAGTTTTTTTGCACAAGCTACCTCTCATTCTAGAATAACAGAAGATAAATTAACCGCAATAAATTTAGCGGAAAAAGTGCTTGTTGAAATAAAAAGAGACCCTACCATGGTGATTGAGGATAAATACCCTGAGGGAATGAAACTAAACGGAAAAACGTATTATCCAATCATTACTTATCTTAAAGAGCAGACTAATGGTGAATTTGCATTAGAACTTAAGAGAGTGAGAGTTGAAATTTATAAAGAAAATATAAATTTATCTAATCAAATACCTTTAACTAAACTGTATAGTTATCAATAA